In Oryza glaberrima chromosome 8, OglaRS2, whole genome shotgun sequence, the following are encoded in one genomic region:
- the LOC127783296 gene encoding probable pectate lyase 4, which translates to MANRNVPMLLPLAVLFLLGSGGVATAANVIDRCWRGQRNWAADRQRLAVCSVGFAGKMRQNRGAGVVAYTVTDPSDDPVRPRPGTLRYGATVLPAKVWITFARDMRIRLAQPLYVKNFTTIDGRGADVHVAGGAGIVLYHARDVIVHGLHVHDCRAQPPGRVVVPGGAVQPSGSGDGDAIRLVASSKVWIDHNTLSRCEDGLLDVTVGSTDVTVSNNWFHDHDKVMLLGHDDGFTTDRRMRVTVAFNRFGPNVNQRMPRIRHGYAHVVNNLYDGWRDYAIGGSMGPSVKSQGNLFAASGGGGDNKKVTRRMPAVARGGGGGKDQWHLHSVGDAFENGAFFRQVGNRVRPNYNRHQAFSAASAGDVRALTGGVGALTCFATAAC; encoded by the exons ATGGCCAACCGCAATGTACCAATGCTTCTGCCCCTCgccgtcctcttcctcctcggcagcggcggcgtcgccaccgccgcgaacGTGATCGACCGGTGCTGGCGCGGCCAGCGCAACTGGGCCGCCGACCGGCAGCGTCTGGCCGTGTGCTCGGTGGGCTTCGCCGGCAAGATGCGGCAGaaccgcggcgccggcgtggtcgcCTACACGGTCACCGACCCGAGCGACGACCCCGTCCGGCCGCGGCCCGGCACGCTCCGGTACGGCGCGACGGTGCTGCCGGCGAAGGTGTGGATCACCTTCGCGCGCGACATGCGCATCAGGCTGGCGCAGCCGCTGTACGTCAAGAACTTCACCACCAtcgacggccgcggcgccgacgtGCACGTCGCCGGCGGGGCCGGCATCGTGCTGTACCACGCGAGGGACGTGATCGTCCACGGCCTCCACGTGCACGACTGCCGCGCGCAGCCGCCGGGACGGGTGGTCGTCCCGGGTGGCGCCGTGCAGCCctccggcagcggcgacggcgacgccatcCGCCTGGTGGCGAGCTCCAAGGTGTGGATCGATCACAACACGCTGTCCCGCTGCGAGGACGGCCTGCTCGACGTCACGGTCGGCTCCACCGACGTCACCGTCTCCAACAACTGGTTCCACGACCACGACAAGGTGATGCTCCTCGGCCACGACGACGGCTTCACCACCGACCGCCGCATGCGCGTCACCGTCGCCTTCAACCGCTTCGGCCCAAACGTCAACCAGCGCATGCCAAG GATAAGGCACGGGTACGCGCACGTGGTGAACAACCTGTACGATGGGTGGAGGGACTACGCCATTGGAGGGAGCATGGGGCCGAGCGTGAAGAGCCAGGGCAACCTGTTCgcggcgtcgggcggcggcggcgacaacaagAAGGTGACGAGGAGGATGCCGGCCgtggcgcgtggcggcggcggcgggaaggatCAGTGGCACTTGCACTCGGTCGGCGACGCCTTCGAGAACGGCGCGTTCTTCCGGCAGGTGGGCAACAGGGTGCGCCCCAACTACAATCGGCACCAGGCCTtctcggcggcgagcgccggcgACGTAAGGGCGCtcaccggcggcgtcggcgctcTCACGTGCTTTGCCACGGCGGCGTGCTGA